The DNA sequence TGCCCACCGAGGCCGAATGGGAGTTTGCGGCCCATTACGGCACCAAGCTGCCCTATGCCTACGAGGTAGCCGTGGCGGAAATAAAGGTAAATCCCAAGGCCGCCGACTACCTGCGCCAACGCTCGGGCAGCAGCAACACCACGGCCCAGATTCGGCGCGACATTCAGGCTTTCAACCGCCAACGCTCGGAGCTGGTGATGTTTAACTGCCGCCGGGAAGCGCCGTACTTCCTGGCCGCCTCCACCCCGAGCTACGTGTACGACCTGCCCGTGAATGGGCTGGGCCTCTACCACATGACCGGCAACGTGGCCGAGCTGGTGCAGGAACAGGGCATCACGAAAGGCGGCAGCTACCAGGACCGGCTGACGGAGTGCGCCATCCGGGAGTGCGGCACCTACCAGGGCCCGGCCGCCCACATCGGCTTCCGGGCCGTCTGCGACATTGAGTTTCCGAACCAAGCCCCGCTGGCTACCTCGCGCAAGCCGTAGTAAGCCGGCCGCCTTGCGCCACCAGCTTACTTAATAAACGCCAGCAGCGCCTCCCGAAACCGGGCAAAAGCCTCCAGGTGCGGAATGTGGCCGACGTTATCTAGGGCCACGAGCTTGGCGCCCTTGATCTGGGCGGCGGTGCGGCGGCCCAGCGCCGGATACTGGCCCAGCGAGGCCAGCACTTTGGGGTCTTTTACCAGGCCCTTGCCCACCACCGTGCGGTCGGCCTGCCCGATGATGAGCAGCGTGGGCACCAGCACCCGGCCGAACTCGTAGCTGACCGGCTGCTGGTAGATCATGTCGAAGGTCAGGGCGTTGGCGCGGGCCACGCGGGCAAAGTCCGGGCTTTTGGTTTGGGCCGCCAGGGGCAGCAGCCACTCGTCGTGGGCTTTGGGGTAGCCGCCAGGGTAGTAGGTAGCGTGGTACTTGCGGATGCTTGCCTCGGTGCTGTTGCGCTCCGTGGCCTCGGCCTGGTCAATGGGCTGGAAGGGCACGCCCACGCGGTAGTCTTCCAGGCCAATGGGGTTTTCGAGCACCAGCTTGTCCGTCGTTTCGGGGTAAAGCAGGGCAAAGCGGGTGGCCAGCATGCCGCCCATGCTGTGGCCCACCACCACCGCCTTTTTCACGCCCAGCGTGTCGAGCAGGCGCTTGGTGTTGCGGGCCAGCTGGTGAAACGAATAATGCAGATCGGGCTTATCGGATTTACCGAAGCCGATTTGGTCGGGTACTACCACGCGGAACCCGGCCCCGGTCAGCGCCTTGATGGTTTCGCGCCAGTACGCGCCGAAGAAGTTTTTGCCGTGGAGCAGCACCACCGTGCGCCCGTTGGCCGGGGCCGCGGCGGGCACGTCCATGTAGGCCATGCGCAGGGCCTGGCCTTCGAGCCGCAGGGGCAGGTACTTGACGGCAAACGGGTACTCGTAGCCGTCGAGCGTGGCGTTGAGCACGGGCATTTGGGCACGGCCGGAATACGCCAGCAGCACCGCCAGCAGCAAGCAAGAGAAGAAGCGAAACATGGGCAAGCAGGTAAGTACGTTTCCTGCGTTACGCAAAACCGGGTAGCCCGGCTGCGCTACAGCTCTTCCGCCTTGCTGGCCGCCCCGCGCTGCTTGAGCAGCAGCTCAATCGTGCGCGTGTCCTCGTTGCTCCACACCACGTTGGCCACGCTGTCCACGTCCAGCACGCTGTGGCCGTCGGCTTCGGCAAACTGGGTGTATACTTCCAGCAGCAGCTCGTCCTCGGTCAGGCGGGCCACGAAGCCGTAGAAGCTGGTTTCGGAGTGGGTTTCCACCTGAATCAGCTGGTGTACTTCGTGGGCGTGTTGCAGCAGGGCCACCATACTCAGGTTCTCGTCGGTCATACCGTCGGGGGTAGCGGGCAGGCCGTACACCACTTCCGGGTTGTGCTCCTTGAACTCAATCAGGCGCACGTACCGGTCGTCGAAATGCACCTGGGATACGGCGTGCATCTGGATGGTTTGCACGCCCGTGGGCAGGCCCTGGCGCGTGATGGTGCGCAACAGCAGCAGCTCGGCATTGTGGCTGAGCACGTACCCCAGAAACATTGGCCCCCCGGTCTGGACGGCCACTACGCGCCGGCCGCGCTGCGCGCGCAGCAGCATATCCGTTAACAAAGCTCCCATACGATTAATCTCTATTTATCTAACCCCTGCAGTACTTCCTTGGCCGTGCTGACGTGGTCGGTGGCGCGGTTCAGGGAGTCGAAGATATATTGAATAACCCCGTTTTTATCAATAACGAAAGTCACGCGGCCGGGCAGCACGCCCAGCAGGGCGCGGGGCACCTGGTAGAGGCGGCGCACCCGCGCGCCCACGTCGGCCAAGAGCGGAAACGGCAGCCGGTGCTTCTGCGTGAACCGCTGGTGCGAGCGTTCCGTGTCGGAGCTGATGCCCAGCACTTCGGCCCCGAGGTCCAGGAAGTCCGCGTACTGGTCGCGGAAAGAGCAGGCCTGAGCCGTGCAGCCCGGCGTGTCATCCTTGGGGTAAAAATACAGCACGATGCTGCGCTTGCCCTGCTGCTCGGAAAGGCGAAACGTGGTGCCGGTCGTGGTTTTAAGCGTGAAATCGGGGGCTGGGTCGCCAACGTGAAGCATAATTGAATGAGTGAGGTCGGATACGAAAACGAGCCGGAACCGCGCCGGGCGCGTACCGAAGCTGGACCGTTAAACGGATAACCCTGCCAATGGTGCATCTTTGCGGACTCATTTACCGCTGCTGCCCGCCTCCGGGGCAGTTTCCTTTTGCCTCCATGCCCGATTTGCCCGCCGTCCCGCGTATTCACGTCATCATCCCGGCCTACAACGAAGAACAGTCCATTGGCCTGGTGCTGGCCGAAATTCCGGCGGGCCTGGTGAGCGAGGTTATCGTGGTCGATAACAACTCGCGCGACAACACCGGGGCCGTGGCCCGGGCGGGCGGGGCCACGGTGCTGCGCGAAAACCGGCCCGGCTACGGCCACGCCTGCCTCTGCGGCATGGCCTACAGCTACGGCCGCCCCCTGGCCGAGCAGCCCGACATCATCGTCTTTCTCGACGGCGACCATTCCGACTACCCCGCCGACCTGCCGGCCGTGCTGGCTCCCCTGCTGCGCGGCCAGGCCGATATGGTCATTGGCTCCCGCGCGTTGGGCGAGCGGGAAAGCGGCTCGATGCTGCCCCAGCAGATTTTCGGCAACTGGCTGGCTACTACCCTGCTGCGCTGGCTCTACCGGGTGCGCTACACCGACCTGGGCCCTTTCCGGGCTATCCGGGCCGAGGCGCTGCGCAATCTGGGCATGCGGGATACCACGTATGGCTGGACGGTGGAAATGCAGCTCAAGGCCGCCAAGCAGCGCCTGCGCACCCAGGAAGTGCCCGTGCGCTACCGCCGCCGCATCGGCGTCTCGAAGGTGTCGGGCACGGTGAAGGGTACGCTCGGGGCCGGCTACAAGATTTTGTGGACGATTTTCAAGTATTGGTAGCCTATTCCGGCCTGGCTGTGTTCTTATTTCTGTTGCCCTGCTTGCGTTGATGAAAGAGCTGGAAATTCTGCTGCTGGCCCTCTATGGCCTCTGTCTGCTCTTCGTGCTGGGCTTTAGCCTGACCCAGTTTCAGCTTACGCGCCTAGCCCGCCGCGCCTTTGGGCAGCCCCGGCCGGGGCCGCCCCCGCCGCCGCCCGCCGTCTGGCCCCGCGTTACGGTGCAGCTGCCGCTCTACAACGAGGTATTCGTGGTGGAGCGCATCATCACGGCCGCCGCCCGGCTCGACTACCCCGCCGACCGGCTGCACATTCAGGTGCTCGACGACTCCACCGACGAAACCGTGGCGTTGGCCGCCGCCGCCGTGGCCCGCTTCCGCGCCCAGGGCCTGCGCATCGACCAAGTGCGCCGCCCCGACCGCACGGGCTACAAAGCCGGGGCCCTGGCCTACGGCCTGACGCAGACCGACGGGGAATTCATTGCCATTTTCGACGCCGACTTCGTGCCGGAGCCCGATTTTCTGCGCCGCACGGTGCCGTACTTTACCAGCCCCGAAATCGGGGTGGTGCAAACCCGCTGGACCCACCTCAACGAAAACGACTCCCTGCTTACCCGGCTCCAGGCCTTTGGGCTGAACGCGCATTTTCTCATCGAGCAGGTGGGCCGGAATCTGGGTGGGCACTTCATCAACTTCAACGGCACCGGGGGCGTGTGGCGCCGTCAGTGCATCGAGCAGGCCGGGGGCTGGCACGCCGACACCCTCACCGAAGACCTGGACCTGAGCTACCGGGCGCAGCTGGGCCCGTGGCGCTTTGTGTACCTGCCCCAGGTGCAGGCCCCCGCCGAGCTGCCCGCCACCCTCGACGCGCTGAAGTCGCAGCAGTACCGCTGGACCAAGGGCGCCGCCGAAACGGCCCGCAAGCACCTGGGTGCCGTACTTCGGTCGGGCAAGAGCTTCAGTACCAAGCTGCACGCGGTATTTCACCTGCTCAACAGCACCGTGTTCGTGGCTATTCTGGTTATGGCCCTGCTGAGCGTGCCGCTGGTGCTGATCCGGGAGTATGCGTCCGAGTTCCAGCCGGTGTTCCGGCTGGCGGCGGTGTGCGTGCTGGGCTTTTTGCCCCTCACCTACTACTTCTACACGGCCTGGCGGCTCGACCGGCCCACGGCCCCGGGGTGGCAGTTTGCGCCCCGCTTCCTGCTTTTCCTGGCCGTGTCGATGGGCCTGTGCCTGCACAACACCCGGGCCGTGCTGGCCGGGCTGGCCCGCCGCCCCACGGCCTTCATCCGGACGCCCAAGATGGGCGCGGCCCCGGCCGCCGGCCGCCGCTACCGCACCCGCAGCTTCAGCGCCCAGACGGTGCTGGAGGGCCTTCTTACGCTGTATTTCGGGTTTGGCATCGGCCTGGGCATCTACTTCGGCAGCTACGGCCTGCTCCCGTTCCATAGTTTGCTGGTGCTGGGCTTCGGCACGGTGTTCTACTACTCCGTCCGGCATAACCGCGCGGCCCTATGAAACCACGGCTCAGCCCCCGGCAGCTGGCGGCGGGGCTCGGCAGCGCCGCCGCCTATCTGGCCTTAGCCTACTGCACACCCCGGCCCGCGTTTGGGCAGCTGCTGGCCCTCTACCTGCTGGCCTTCGGGGGCTACGCCCTGCTGGTGCAACAGCCCCCGCGCCTGCGCTACGGCCTGGCCCTGGCCCTGCTTTTCCGCCTGCTGTGGCTGCCGGCCCTGCCCGCCCTGTCCGACGACTACCACCGCTTCCGCTGGGACGGCGCGCTGGTGGCCGCCGGCCAAAACCCGTACCGGGCGCGGCCGCAGGAACTGATGGTGCCCGCAGCCCGGGAACAGCGCCTGCCGGGCTTGTCGGCGGCGGCGACGGCCGAGCTGTACGCTGCGCTCAATTCGAAGCCGTACTATTCCGTGTACCCGCCGCTGTGCCAGGCGGCCTTCGGGGCGGCCAGCGCGCTGTTTCCGACCTCGGCGCGGGGCTTCGTGCTAGTGTTGCGCCTATTGATTTTGGGGGCCGAAGCCGCTACGGCCGGCCTGCTGCTGGCCATGCTCCGGCGCTTCGGGCAGCCCCCGCGCCGGGCGCTGCTCTACCTGCTCAACCCGCTGGTGATTGTGGAGCTGACTGGCAACGTGCACTTCGAGGCCCTGATGATCTGCGGATTGCTGGCGGCTATGTGGGCCCTGGCGCAGGGGCGGCGGGCATGGTCGGCGGCGGCGCTGGCCGGGGCCGTGGCCACTAAGCTGCTGCCCCTGCTGCTGCTGCCCCTGCTGCTGCGCCGCCTGGGCTGGGCGCGGTGGCTAAGTTACTCGGCCCTGACAACGCTGGTTTTGCTGGGGCTTTTCGCGCCTTTTTTCTCCCGGGAGCTGGTCAGCAACCTCGGCCAGAGCCTGGAGCTGTACTTCCACAAGTTCGAGTTCAACGCTGGCCTCTACTACCTGCTGCGGGCGGTAGGCTACTGGCAAACCGGCTACAACCAGATTGCCCGCTTGGGCACGCTGCTGGCCGGGGGCACGCTGCTGACCGTGGCCGGAGTAGCGCTGCGCGAAAAGCAGCCCACCTGGGCTTCCCTACCCCGCACCCTGCTCCTCGTCTTCACGGCCTACTTTGCCCTGGCCACCACCGTGCACCCCTGGTACCTGACGACCCTGGTGGCCCTGAGCGTGTTTAGCCGCTACCGGTACGCGCTGGTGTGGTCGGCCCTGGTGCCGCTGTCGTACGCGGCCTACCAAACCTCGGCCTACACGGAAAACCTCTGGCTGGTCGGCCTCGAATACGGACTTGTGGCCGGCGTGCTGCTCTGGGAATTGCGCGTCGCGGGCCGCACGGGTCACGACGCGCAGCCCCGGTTCTAGTGGGTCCAGTAGGCGTAGCGCCGCACGCTCGTTAGCTGCAGGGTGCGCCCGTCCCAGGTCGTCTGGCGCAGCAGCACGTTGGGGTAGCGGCGGGCAAACCAGTACACGTTTTCCTTTTCCTGATCCAGCCGCACCCGAACCTGCCAGGCCGGCTCGGCAGCCTCAGCGGCGGCGGCCTCAGCTACCGCCACTCGTGCCTGGTAGCTGACCGGCGGCGTGGCCTTGCTGGTTTGCTGCAATTCCAGAATGGTGGCCGCAAAAGCAGGCTTCTGCTCGAAGCGCAGGGCCCGCAAGGTGTAGGGCAGGGCATCCTCAAACAGCACGTCGTGGGGCAGCTGCCGCTGCCCGGCGCCTTGCTTATCCCAGTACGAGTTGTAGGTTTCCGTATACTGGTCACCCTCGTCGGTTATGGCTTTAAAGGTGGCGCCGCACCACTCCTGCGACGAGGTAGTGAGCTTGTGCAGCGCCACGGGCCGGTCGCGCCGGAAAAACAGGGAGGTCAGGAAGTGGTACGGATACTGGTCGGTGGGAATGCGGCAGAACTGGTTGACCTTGAGCACCGGGAACATGTCGGACCGCTGGTAGCTGTCGGTTTTCACGTTGAATTCCTGGTTGAACTCCTCCTTAACCGTAATCTGAGTGTAGTCGAAGCGGCGCACCTTGTTGTAGATAACCCGCTCGGCCGCGTAGGTGGCTACTTCCGCCAGCCCGTCTTCCCAGAGCTTATCCATGGCCCACTGGCTGTTGAAATACGCATCCAGGGCGTGCGGGGCAGCAGCGGGCGGCGGGCCGCCGGAGCGGGCCGTTTGCTGGCCGGGGCCATCGGGCGTGCAGGCCGACAGTGCCAGCAGGGCCCCCAGAATAAAAGCGCGACGCGGGAAAACAGGCATAAGGCGGGTAAGGCGGAACAGGGCGCTAAGGTACGGGCAAATAGCCCCCATGTTTCTGCCGCCCTACGAATTTGCCCGCCAGGCGGCCAGGTCCGCAGCCGTATCCACGTCGCGCAGCCGGGGCAAGTGGTGTACCCGCAGGCCCAGCTGCCGGGCGTCGGCGAGCAATTCGGCCAGCACCGAGTCGGTGCTCCAGACCTTATTCTGAAAAAACACCGGGTGCAGCTCCCGCATGCCCAGCAGGTAATAGCCCCCATCCAGGGCCGGCCCCACTACTACGTCGTGGGTGTGCAGGGCGGCAAAAGCCTCCGCCAGGTGCGCGGCCGATAAGGTTGGGCAGTCGGTGCCGATGATAACGGCGGCCGTGGCACCCTGGGCGAAGCTGTAGGCAAAGGCCGCCTGCATGCGGGCTCCCAGGTCGGGGCCCTGCTGCACGTGCTCCTCGTAATCGGGCCAGAACGGGCCGGGCGCGGCGGGTTGGGCCTCAGCCAGCCACACCAGCCGGCGCCCGGGCAGCGCGGCCGTTACGGCGTGGGTATGCGCCAGCAGCTCCTGGTACACGGCCAGCGCTGCCGCGTCGCCGATGGTGTGGGCCAGGCGGGTTTTCACCCGGCCCAGCTCGGGGTGGCGCGCGAAAACCAGCAGGTGCTGCTTCGATTCCGCAAGTACTGGCGCTTTATTCATATACCTTGTTGCCCCGGCTCAGCCACGGGCTCCACAGCGCCGAGTAAGGATGTACGTTTTCGGTGATACCCTGAGCATTATAAACGGGCAGCCCCTGGTTTACCCACTGAAAAATGCCGCCGTAGAGGTTATACACCTGCTTGAAGCCCAGCGCCCGCAGCCGCTCCCCGACCTGCTCACTGCGGGCCCCCACCGAGCAGTACACCACGATTTCCTGGGTGCGCGGCAGGTCGGCGAAGGTGGCCTGTTTGTAGTGGTCGAAATCAACGAAGCGGGCCTCGCGCAGGTGGCTGACGGCGTATTCGGCCGGGGTGCGGGTGTCCAGCAGCAGCACGGTGCCGGGCTGCTCGTGCAGCTGCCGGGCCAGGGCCGCCGGCCGGATGACGGGCACGGTGCCCCGGTAGAGCGTGCCAAGCAGCCGGTCGTAGGCCGGGTTTTCGCCCGACTGCGCGTTGGTACCGCAGGCCGGCAGCAGCAAGGCCCACCCGACGCCGGCAAATCGTTTTATCCAGCCTTTCATACGCAGGTAAACAGCCCTTGGGGCCCACTAAGTGCCGAACGCCAACCGGCCGAAACCAGCCCGGCCGGCCCTTGGCTTTTGGCGGGTTACATGGATAATTCCTTGGCCTTGTTCATCATCTGCACGCCGTGCACCAGGGCCGCGCCGCCCTTAATGGCCGCCGCGACGTGCACGGCCTCCATCATCTGGGCTTCGTCGGCGCCTTTCTGCAGCGAGTCCACGGTGTAGGCGTCGATGCAATAGGGGCACTGCACGGCGTGGGCCACGGCCAGGGCAATCAGGGCCTTTTCCCGCTCGGTAAGGGCGCCTTCCTTGAACACCTCGCCGTAGTAGTCGAAGAACTTGCGGCCCATTTCGGGCTGCCATTCCGAGATGTTGCCGAACTTGGCCAGGTCGGCGGGGTTGTAATACGTTGCTTTTTCCATGATGCTAAACAGAATGCGGACCGGAACCCACGGTGAAAAATGTTGGCGGGCAGCGCGGCCTAAGCCGGCCTACCGCTGCCGTACCCGGATAACTACCCGCTCCTCATCCTCACTGGTGAGCGGCGTCACCTCAATATCCTCGGTTTCGTCGAAATAAGCGGCCAGCCCCCGGATAATGCCCACGGCCAGGGCCCCCATCCGGCGCTCCGACTCGTACGTCACTTCCAGCTCCTTGGCCGACTGCCGCCTGACGTGCAGCACAGGCGGGCGGGTGCCGGGCGCGTCGCGCCGCACGGCGCCGTGCATGGCTTCCTCCGTATGCTCAATCATTTCCAGCGTGCCCCACTCCGGCTGCACGTAGCGCTTGTACACCAGCATCAGGTCGGGCACCAGAAACTCGCCGAACTTCTCCTGCAGCTGCGCGGCCGGAATGCCGGTCATTTCGGCGGCCTGGCCCACCAGCGCGAAAATGTGCGCGTCGGGGTACACGGTGTTCATGTCGAAGTCGGCATTACTCAGTCCCGATAATTCGACCAGCCGAAGCCAGGTGCTGTGGTCGTACTGCAGTTGAACAAAGCGCTTGAGCAGATTAATGATGGAGCCGTGCACGAAGAAAAAGAAAAAGTTGCCGTAATGCTCCTATTACAAGCTGAACCGGTATTTGGTTAAGCTGAGCAGCGGCTATGATGCAGGCTGGGCCCGGGAATACGGCCGGTAGTGCGGCTTTCTCCCGGGCCCAGACCTGGTTTTTGCGGCCTTAAAACTTGCCGATAACGGTCATCGTCGACAGAGTAGGATTTTCGCTGCCCCCGGCCGGCTCAATGGTCATGGCAAAGGCTTCGGCGTTGGCAATGTCCTTCATGTGCTGAATACTGTCGCCGGCGGTGGTAGCGGCGGCCAGCACGCCGGCATCCACGGGCGTGCCTTTGTCCATGGCCCAGAGCTGGTATTGCTTGCCCTCGGGCAGCGTGGGCAGGTGGCGCACATCGACGTACACGGCCTTCGTGGCTTTGTTGTAGAGCACGCGCGCCTTGGCCTCGGGGGCGGTGGGCGTGCCAGCCAGATCGACGGCCCGGAACTGCTCACTGCGCAGAATGGCCAACTCCTGGGTGCGGGTATCCAGGCGTTTCTCGACGGCCTGCATGGTCGAAGCCACGCGCGACTGGTCGGCCTGCAGGGCTACCAGCTGGGTTTCGCTGCTCTGCCACCGGTTGTAGAGCACCAGGTTGGCGGCGGCGCTGAGCACGAGCAGGGCCACGGAGGCGGCCATCAGCCAGTTAAACCCGGGGGCGGCACTTTCTTCCGCCACCGGCGGGGCCGAGGCAATGGGCCGCACCACGGCTTCCGAAACCGGAGCGGCGGCGGCTTCCCGAGCGGGCTCGGCGGCGTGAATAGCGGCCTGGAAGCCGGCCAGTACCCGCTCCCGCATCCCGGCGGGCGGAGTTTGCGTATGGGACTGAGCGTAGTTGTCCAGGCCCTGCTGAATGAGGGTCAGCTCTTGCCGGACTTCCGGATAGTCAGCCGCGTAGCGTTCCACTTCGGCGCGCTGCGCCGGGTCGAGCACGCCCAAAACGTACTCTTCGAGAATCCCGGATTCGATGTATTCCTGAATGTTCACGGTTATCGAATCAGTTTTGCCAGTACTTTGATGGCCGCCCGGGCCCGGGTTTTCACCGTTCCCAGCGGCAGGTTGAGTTCTTCAGCCACTTCGCTTTGTGTAAATCCGCCAAAATAAAGCAGGTCAATGATTTGCTTTTGCTCCGGAGCAAGCTTGTTGGTCATTTCCTGCACACCAATGTGCTCAGGCCGGAACGTGGGAGTAGCGGCCTGGCGCAGCGCGGCACTCTCTTCGATGGGCTGCGTACGAGTACCTACGCGGTATTGTCGGGAGCGGATTTTGTCGATGGCCAAATTGCGCGAAACATTCAGCACCCAGGTAAACAGCCGGCCTTTGCTGGCGTCGTAGGCCTGAAACGAGTTCCAGATCTTGACCAGGCTTTCCTGCAGCACGTCCTCGGCAATTTCCTCTTTCTTGACGATGCGCAGGATAACGCCGTACAGGGCCGCGGAGTACTTTTCGTAAAACAACGTCATGGCCGATTCATCCCGGTCGCGCAGGCGCTGCACGAGCAGGTCCTCGGAGATGGAAGTCGTTGATTCGGGAGTAGTGGGAGACACAGAGAGCAGCTATGAAGGGCGAACAGCACGTAGGCTACATGCCACTGATGAGACGAAAGTACACTAATATGAGTATTCGGTAGCAAGCCCGCCGCCCGAAAGCCCGGCCAGGAAGGCCGAAAGCCAGTAAACGGTTGGGCTTCCCAAAGCTACATCGAAGCAAGCCTATGTTTTGCCTAACCGGACGATCTTCCAGTTGTTTTTTAAAAAACCCCGCCTTTTTTTCCTTTTTCCATGGCTATTGAGTCTTTTAACCCTTATACCGGCAAAGTGCTCCGGCGCTTCCGGGCCTTTTCGTGGGCCAAAACCGAGCGTATCCTGGCCCAGGCGGCCCGGGCCGCCACTACCTGGCGCGACTCGCCTTTTGCCGAGCGTCGCCGCCTGATGCACCGCGCCGCCGACCTGCTGCGCGAGCGGCAGCACGAGCTGGCCCGCCTGATGGCCCTGGAAATGGGCAAGCCCGTAGTGGACGGCCGGGCCGAAATCGTGAAGTGCGCCCTGACCTGCGACTACTACGCCGACCACGCCGAGGAATTTCTGCGCGACGAGGAAATCAAAACCGAGGCCCGGCGCAGCTTTATTGCCTACGAGCCCCTGGGCGTGGTGCTGGCCATCATGCCCTGGAACTTCCCCTTCTGGCAGGTTATCCGGTTTGCCGCCCCGGCCCTGATGGCCGGCAACGTGGGCCTGCTCAAGCACGCCTCCAACGTGCCGCAGTGCGCCCTGGCCCTGGAAAGCATCTTCCACGACGCGGGCTTCCCCCCCGCTACCTTCCGCACCCTGCTCATCGGCTCGGAGCTGGTGGAAAAGCTGCTGCAGGACGACCGGGTGAAAGCCGCCACCCTCACGGGCAGCGAGGGGGCCGGCGCGAAGGTGGCGGCCACCGCCGGGGCCCAGATCAAGAAAACGGTGCTGGAGCTGGGCGGCTCCGACCCGTTCGTGGTGCTGGCCGACGCCGACGTGGAGCTGGCCGCCAAAACCGCCGCCCAGGCCCGCATGGTCAACGCGGGGCAGAGCTGCATTGCGGCCAAGCGCTTCATCGTCGATAAGTCGGTGGTGAAGCCCTTCGTGAATCAGCTCAAAACCCACCTGCTGGCTTTGCGCACCGGCGACCCGCTCGACGAAGCCACCCAGTACGGCCCCCTGGCCCGCCCCGACCTGGCCGACGAGCTGACCAAGCAGGTGGAAGACTCGGTAAAAGCCGGGGCCCGGGTAGAGCTCTACGGCGGGCAGGCTAAGCCCGGTACGGCCCTGTTCCGCCCCATGATCCTGGCCAACGTGAAGCCTGGGCAGCCGGCCTACTACGAGGAGCTGTTCGGCCCCGTGGCCATTATTCTGGAAGCCCGGAACGAGGCCGACGCCGTGCGCCTGGCCAACGACTCGCGCTTCGGCCTGGGCGGCTCGGTCTGGACGCGCGACGCGCGGCGCGGCGAGGCCGTGGCGCGCCGCATCGAGTCGGGCGCCGTGTTCGTGAATGCCATGGTGAAGTCGTCGCCGGAAATGCCGTTCGGCGGCGTGAAAAAGTCGGGCTACGGCCGGGAGCTGTCCTACCTGGGCATCCGGGAGTTCGTCAACCAGAAAAGCATCTGGATAGCCGGCGAAGCCCCCGCAGAGAAGAAGAAAGTGGAATAGGGGGTAATGTGCTCAGGTGCTAATGTGGGAAATGTGCTGAATGTGCTGAATGTGAGTTAATGTGTCGTTGCGAGCAATCCGTCCTCTGAAATGTGCTGAGCCTTCCTTAAGTGAAAAGCCCTTTCCCGTAGTCAACAGGAAAGGGCTTTTTAGTAAAAGGGCGGGTCGTGCCTCGCAATGACACATTCCCCACATTCAACCACATTCCGCACATTAGCACCTGAGCACATTAACAATATCCCAGCAGCTTGTAGGTCAGGTAGCCGGTGATTTCGTGCAGCAGGTGGCTCCAGCGGCCCAGGGCGCTGGCGTCGGGCAGCCAGTAGCTGGGCGTGCGTACGGGGTCGTTGGTGCGGTAATCGGCCGGGAAAGGCGTGGGTTGCAGCCCGACTTTCCGGAAGCAGGCCAGGGCCCGGCGCTGGTGAAAGGCGGAGGTAATGAGCACCAGGCTTCTGATTTCAGGGTGCCGGCTCAGCAGCAGCTTGGTGTTGAGGGCATTTTCGCGGGTGTTCCGGCTCTGCTCTTCCACCAGAATACGCTGGCGGGGCACGCCGGCCAGGCGCAGCAGCGTGGCCAGGTCGTGGGCCTCGGTGTGGGCCACCTGCCGGATGGAGCCCGAGCCCCCGCTGACGATGATGTAACGGATGCGCCCGGCCCGGTACAACCACAGCGCGTTGGTAAACCGGTCGGCCCCCTCGCCCAGGTATACCCGGTCGTGGGGCGACTTCAGCGGGTGGGTGATGCCGGTGAGCAGCACGCCCGCGTCGTGGGGCGCAATGCGGCGCAGCCGAACCGGGGGCATTTCCCAGGCCAGGTAGGCTTCGTTGACCAGGCCGCTGTTGGTGCCGATGAGCGTCAGTGCCAGGGCGGCTAGCAGAAAGCCGCGCTGCCGCCGCGGATGGCGGCGGCTCAGCAGGGCGGCGGCCAGCAGGGCCAAAAGCCACACGGCGGGCTCCAGCGCAAACGGCAGAATTTTGGAAAGGAGGAAAAACACGGCCGCGAAGCTAGGGCAAATTAGCCCAAGCCCCACCTAAACCAGCAGAAACAAGAGCAGAAACGTAGTCAGCGCCGCCGCATCAGGCATTCTGGGGCAGCCACTCACGCAGCCGCTCCAGCATGGCTCGTACTTCGGCCTCAGTGGTCAGCGTGTCGCACTCCAGGATGCGGCCCTGGCAGTAGCTC is a window from the Hymenobacter aquaticus genome containing:
- a CDS encoding YdcF family protein; translation: MFFLLSKILPFALEPAVWLLALLAAALLSRRHPRRQRGFLLAALALTLIGTNSGLVNEAYLAWEMPPVRLRRIAPHDAGVLLTGITHPLKSPHDRVYLGEGADRFTNALWLYRAGRIRYIIVSGGSGSIRQVAHTEAHDLATLLRLAGVPRQRILVEEQSRNTRENALNTKLLLSRHPEIRSLVLITSAFHQRRALACFRKVGLQPTPFPADYRTNDPVRTPSYWLPDASALGRWSHLLHEITGYLTYKLLGYC
- a CDS encoding anti-sigma factor, with protein sequence MNIQEYIESGILEEYVLGVLDPAQRAEVERYAADYPEVRQELTLIQQGLDNYAQSHTQTPPAGMRERVLAGFQAAIHAAEPAREAAAAPVSEAVVRPIASAPPVAEESAAPGFNWLMAASVALLVLSAAANLVLYNRWQSSETQLVALQADQSRVASTMQAVEKRLDTRTQELAILRSEQFRAVDLAGTPTAPEAKARVLYNKATKAVYVDVRHLPTLPEGKQYQLWAMDKGTPVDAGVLAAATTAGDSIQHMKDIANAEAFAMTIEPAGGSENPTLSTMTVIGKF
- a CDS encoding heme NO-binding domain-containing protein, whose amino-acid sequence is MHGSIINLLKRFVQLQYDHSTWLRLVELSGLSNADFDMNTVYPDAHIFALVGQAAEMTGIPAAQLQEKFGEFLVPDLMLVYKRYVQPEWGTLEMIEHTEEAMHGAVRRDAPGTRPPVLHVRRQSAKELEVTYESERRMGALAVGIIRGLAAYFDETEDIEVTPLTSEDEERVVIRVRQR
- a CDS encoding RNA polymerase sigma factor — protein: MSPTTPESTTSISEDLLVQRLRDRDESAMTLFYEKYSAALYGVILRIVKKEEIAEDVLQESLVKIWNSFQAYDASKGRLFTWVLNVSRNLAIDKIRSRQYRVGTRTQPIEESAALRQAATPTFRPEHIGVQEMTNKLAPEQKQIIDLLYFGGFTQSEVAEELNLPLGTVKTRARAAIKVLAKLIR
- a CDS encoding NAD-dependent succinate-semialdehyde dehydrogenase; the protein is MAIESFNPYTGKVLRRFRAFSWAKTERILAQAARAATTWRDSPFAERRRLMHRAADLLRERQHELARLMALEMGKPVVDGRAEIVKCALTCDYYADHAEEFLRDEEIKTEARRSFIAYEPLGVVLAIMPWNFPFWQVIRFAAPALMAGNVGLLKHASNVPQCALALESIFHDAGFPPATFRTLLIGSELVEKLLQDDRVKAATLTGSEGAGAKVAATAGAQIKKTVLELGGSDPFVVLADADVELAAKTAAQARMVNAGQSCIAAKRFIVDKSVVKPFVNQLKTHLLALRTGDPLDEATQYGPLARPDLADELTKQVEDSVKAGARVELYGGQAKPGTALFRPMILANVKPGQPAYYEELFGPVAIILEARNEADAVRLANDSRFGLGGSVWTRDARRGEAVARRIESGAVFVNAMVKSSPEMPFGGVKKSGYGRELSYLGIREFVNQKSIWIAGEAPAEKKKVE